Proteins encoded together in one Rhizobium leguminosarum bv. trifolii WSM1325 window:
- a CDS encoding hypothetical protein (KEGG: atc:AGR_L_3014 hypothetical protein) → MKKFATAVVISMALVFSAPAFAKNEGKLPKSAVELSEQEVKDLYLGHTVKYDVGDGLVYYTWFADGTLKGVKVGKKKGEYGYAEGTWTGTGNTFCFTSNWKGKSGETKFVYSPCKGWWRVGKQIWTKNISGDDQYDGDIYNGEVKKMSKGDKVTPMFDKAKAAAK, encoded by the coding sequence GTGAAAAAGTTCGCTACTGCCGTTGTGATCTCAATGGCGTTGGTCTTTTCAGCGCCGGCTTTTGCGAAGAATGAAGGGAAATTGCCGAAGAGCGCGGTCGAATTGTCCGAGCAGGAAGTCAAGGATCTATACCTCGGCCATACCGTCAAGTACGACGTCGGCGACGGCTTGGTCTATTACACCTGGTTTGCCGATGGGACGCTCAAAGGCGTCAAAGTTGGCAAAAAGAAAGGTGAGTATGGCTATGCGGAAGGCACGTGGACAGGCACCGGCAACACCTTTTGCTTTACTTCGAATTGGAAAGGCAAGAGTGGCGAGACCAAATTCGTCTACAGCCCGTGCAAGGGTTGGTGGCGGGTCGGCAAGCAGATTTGGACTAAGAACATTTCCGGCGATGACCAGTACGACGGAGACATCTACAACGGCGAAGTGAAAAAGATGTCAAAAGGTGACAAGGTCACGCCGATGTTCGACAAGGCCAAAGCCGCAGCGAAATGA